A single window of Hyla sarda isolate aHylSar1 chromosome 2, aHylSar1.hap1, whole genome shotgun sequence DNA harbors:
- the LOC130355563 gene encoding uncharacterized protein LOC130355563 isoform X2 — MSVLSRGLTFSPMRKLDKFDFIKDTYLFCRKIVLKLLHDKPMMSSSLERDDREILRDLMDLLEENQTGRNLTREEQQAINDLKNNKDFLIKEADKGGNVVLWPLDKYICEALRQLNDRNYYQQLPSDPTDYFQRRFTHILDSALEYGVISKKELEYLQPLVTALPSYLRDSLHLMQMIKDIQIPKGTLLVTCDVESLYSNIGHQDGICAITYYLEQQVNRDIQFDSFLITLLDFVLHHNFFTFDNKFFLQISGTAMGARCAPSYANLFMGWWEGTHVYPSPYFHHVLKWFRFIDDILFLWTGTQEECLEFISFLNQNNVNVRLTHTISPWAVEFLDLRIETHLEGDPYRTISACEKKL, encoded by the exons ATGTCAGTATTGAGTAGAGGACTAACTTTCTCACCAATGAGGAAACTGGACAAATTTGATTTCATTAAGGATACCTATTTGTTTTGCAGAAAAATAGTATTGAAGCTGCTACATGATAAGCCTATGATGTCGTCAAGTCTGGAACGAGATGATCGAGAGATATTGCGTGACCTCATGGACCTTTTGGAGGAGAACCAAACAG GGAGGAACTTGACCAGAGAGGAACAGCAAGCGATAAATGATTTGAAGAATAACAAGGACTTCCTGATTAAGGAAGCTGATAAAGGCGGAAACGTTGTCCTGTGGCCCTTAGACAAATATATCTGTGAGGCATTGAGACAGCTGAATGACCGGAACTATTATCAACAATTACCATCAGACCCAACGGACTACTTCCAAAGGAGGTTCACACACATTCTTGACTCAGCCCTGGAATACGGAGTAATTTCCAAAAAGGAACTTGAATACCTGCAG CCCCTGGTAACAGCACTACCATCATATTTGAGAGATTCTCTACACCTGATGCAAATGATTAAGGACATACAAATCCCGAAAGGAACATTATTAGTTACATGTGACGTAGAATCACTGTACTCCAATATCGGACACCAAGATGGCATCTGTGCAATTACATACTATTTGGAACAACAGGTAAACCGGGACATACAGTTTGATTCTTTTTTGATTACGCTTCTGGATTTTGTTCTACATCATAATTTCTTTACCTTtgacaacaaattttttttacagatatCAGGCACGGCGATGGGCGCACGTTGTGCCCCCTCCTATGCCAACCTTTTTATGGGTTGGTGGGAGGGGACACACGTGTACCCATCGCCCTATTTTCATCATGTACTCAAATGGTTTAGGTTCATAGATGATATTTTGTTTCTTTGGACAGGTACACAGGAAGAATGTTTGGaatttatttcttttcttaatCAGAACAACGTCAATGTAAGACTGACGCACACTATCTCCCCTTGGGCAGTGGAATTTCTGGATCTTCGAATAGAG ACACACCTTGAGGGGGATCCCTACCGGACAATTTCTGCGTGTGAGAAGAAACTGTAG
- the LOC130355563 gene encoding uncharacterized protein LOC130355563 isoform X1, whose translation MSVLSRGLTFSPMRKLDKFDFIKDTYLFCRKIVLKLLHDKPMMSSSLERDDREILRDLMDLLEENQTGRNLTREEQQAINDLKNNKDFLIKEADKGGNVVLWPLDKYICEALRQLNDRNYYQQLPSDPTDYFQRRFTHILDSALEYGVISKKELEYLQVKEPRIATFYMLPKVHKNRENPPGRPIISGIGSLCERATTYIDFSLQPLVTALPSYLRDSLHLMQMIKDIQIPKGTLLVTCDVESLYSNIGHQDGICAITYYLEQQVNRDIQFDSFLITLLDFVLHHNFFTFDNKFFLQISGTAMGARCAPSYANLFMGWWEGTHVYPSPYFHHVLKWFRFIDDILFLWTGTQEECLEFISFLNQNNVNVRLTHTISPWAVEFLDLRIETHLEGDPYRTISACEKKL comes from the exons ATGTCAGTATTGAGTAGAGGACTAACTTTCTCACCAATGAGGAAACTGGACAAATTTGATTTCATTAAGGATACCTATTTGTTTTGCAGAAAAATAGTATTGAAGCTGCTACATGATAAGCCTATGATGTCGTCAAGTCTGGAACGAGATGATCGAGAGATATTGCGTGACCTCATGGACCTTTTGGAGGAGAACCAAACAG GGAGGAACTTGACCAGAGAGGAACAGCAAGCGATAAATGATTTGAAGAATAACAAGGACTTCCTGATTAAGGAAGCTGATAAAGGCGGAAACGTTGTCCTGTGGCCCTTAGACAAATATATCTGTGAGGCATTGAGACAGCTGAATGACCGGAACTATTATCAACAATTACCATCAGACCCAACGGACTACTTCCAAAGGAGGTTCACACACATTCTTGACTCAGCCCTGGAATACGGAGTAATTTCCAAAAAGGAACTTGAATACCTGCAGGTAAAAGAGCCACGCATTGCAACATTCTATATGCTCCCTAAGGTACACAAAAACAGGGAAAATCCACCTGGAAGACCAATTATTTCAGGGATAGGAAGCCTATGTGAAAGAGCTACTACCTACATTGATTTTTCTCTGCAGCCCCTGGTAACAGCACTACCATCATATTTGAGAGATTCTCTACACCTGATGCAAATGATTAAGGACATACAAATCCCGAAAGGAACATTATTAGTTACATGTGACGTAGAATCACTGTACTCCAATATCGGACACCAAGATGGCATCTGTGCAATTACATACTATTTGGAACAACAGGTAAACCGGGACATACAGTTTGATTCTTTTTTGATTACGCTTCTGGATTTTGTTCTACATCATAATTTCTTTACCTTtgacaacaaattttttttacagatatCAGGCACGGCGATGGGCGCACGTTGTGCCCCCTCCTATGCCAACCTTTTTATGGGTTGGTGGGAGGGGACACACGTGTACCCATCGCCCTATTTTCATCATGTACTCAAATGGTTTAGGTTCATAGATGATATTTTGTTTCTTTGGACAGGTACACAGGAAGAATGTTTGGaatttatttcttttcttaatCAGAACAACGTCAATGTAAGACTGACGCACACTATCTCCCCTTGGGCAGTGGAATTTCTGGATCTTCGAATAGAG ACACACCTTGAGGGGGATCCCTACCGGACAATTTCTGCGTGTGAGAAGAAACTGTAG